The Methanocella arvoryzae MRE50 genome includes a region encoding these proteins:
- a CDS encoding zinc ribbon domain-containing protein: MVTCQHCGADIPAGARFCPRCGSYAGGPFEKAYGEIKRGYRKNTRWSRQQGLLKMIMLALLVIYAGAIMYLTSSSLTSLIGRHNAWAYLLAGLVAYLIIRVAARYLMR, encoded by the coding sequence ATGGTCACGTGTCAACACTGCGGAGCCGATATCCCTGCGGGTGCCAGGTTTTGCCCCCGGTGCGGCAGCTACGCTGGCGGGCCCTTCGAGAAGGCCTACGGAGAGATCAAGCGTGGCTATCGCAAGAACACACGATGGTCGCGACAGCAAGGCCTGCTCAAAATGATCATGCTGGCTCTTCTGGTCATCTATGCCGGCGCCATCATGTACCTGACCTCGTCCAGCCTGACCAGCCTGATCGGGAGGCATAACGCCTGGGCGTACCTCCTCGCAGGCTTGGTAGCTTACCTGATCATTCGGGTTGCTGCCAGATATCTGATGAGGTAA
- a CDS encoding uroporphyrinogen-III synthase, whose protein sequence is MKRIAVTRPRKFLPDTVRILKEKGLEAVPVPMMEMIPRNDGALEAFFKRLEAGEADTVIITSQNGVQFIYDKAPDPAALTKQLNSVEVIGIGPRTNSVLTERGITHLQMPGTFSSEGLVQDFCAKLKGKRVEVLRSNHGNPILISGLEAGGAKVREIIVYDIVPLKGEEQAAFVREALEGRIDAYTFTSTMTARSLLMMGESMGVLDPLKREINSKKVAVIGHPTADFLKKSGIRVDAVPERFTFEDMVEALLRVL, encoded by the coding sequence ATGAAAAGAATAGCGGTCACCAGGCCGAGAAAGTTCCTGCCCGACACAGTCAGGATATTAAAAGAAAAAGGCCTCGAAGCCGTGCCCGTGCCCATGATGGAGATGATCCCCCGGAACGACGGCGCCCTCGAAGCCTTTTTCAAGAGGCTGGAGGCCGGCGAGGCAGACACGGTCATCATCACCAGCCAGAACGGGGTACAGTTCATCTACGATAAAGCCCCGGATCCGGCTGCGCTGACGAAGCAGCTGAACTCTGTAGAGGTCATCGGCATCGGCCCCAGGACTAACAGCGTCCTGACTGAGCGGGGCATCACCCACCTACAGATGCCCGGCACCTTTTCCAGCGAAGGCCTGGTGCAGGACTTCTGCGCTAAGCTGAAAGGCAAACGAGTCGAGGTGCTCCGCAGCAACCATGGCAACCCGATTTTAATCTCAGGATTGGAAGCCGGCGGCGCGAAGGTCAGGGAGATCATCGTCTACGACATCGTGCCCCTGAAGGGCGAGGAACAGGCAGCGTTCGTCAGAGAAGCCCTCGAAGGCAGGATCGACGCCTACACGTTCACCAGCACTATGACAGCGAGAAGCCTGCTCATGATGGGCGAGTCCATGGGCGTGCTGGATCCGTTGAAGCGCGAGATCAACTCTAAGAAAGTGGCTGTGATCGGCCACCCGACCGCCGACTTCCTCAAGAAGAGCGGCATCAGGGTCGACGCCGTGCCTGAGCGGTTTACCTTCGAGGATATGGTTGAGGCACTGCTCAGAGTTTTATAA
- the cobA gene encoding uroporphyrinogen-III C-methyltransferase produces the protein MPTTGKVYLIGGGPGDPELITVKAVRILGQADVILYDALVGPGIRQYFNPAAELIDVGKRADKHTVPQEEMNRMLVEQARKHRIVARLKGGDPYVFGRGGEEAEELAKNNVEFEVIPGISSAIAAPAAAGIPVTHRDLASSVTFITGHEDPTKGESALNFKSLAAMNGTLVILMGVSRLRDNVKALLDNGKARDTPVAIVEKGTTSGQRVTIGTLSTIVELAEKRGVEAPAIVVVGDVVRMHEVLGG, from the coding sequence ATGCCTACGACTGGAAAAGTGTACCTTATAGGCGGCGGACCGGGCGATCCGGAACTGATCACTGTGAAGGCAGTGAGAATCCTCGGGCAGGCAGACGTCATCCTGTACGACGCTTTAGTCGGCCCCGGCATCAGGCAGTACTTCAACCCTGCAGCGGAACTCATCGACGTGGGCAAGAGGGCGGACAAGCATACAGTGCCACAGGAAGAGATGAACCGGATGCTGGTGGAGCAGGCCAGAAAGCACCGCATCGTCGCCCGGCTGAAGGGAGGAGACCCCTACGTGTTCGGCAGAGGAGGAGAAGAGGCTGAAGAGCTGGCGAAAAACAATGTCGAGTTCGAGGTCATCCCCGGCATCAGCTCTGCCATCGCAGCCCCTGCAGCAGCCGGCATACCCGTCACCCACCGGGACCTGGCATCTTCAGTCACCTTCATCACGGGGCACGAAGATCCCACTAAGGGAGAAAGCGCCCTGAACTTCAAATCGCTCGCCGCGATGAACGGCACTTTAGTCATTTTAATGGGCGTCAGCCGCCTCAGGGACAACGTCAAAGCGCTCCTTGACAACGGTAAAGCCAGGGACACGCCGGTGGCCATCGTGGAGAAGGGCACGACCTCCGGGCAGCGGGTCACAATCGGCACGCTCTCCACCATCGTCGAGTTAGCGGAGAAGAGAGGCGTGGAAGCCCCCGCCATCGTGGTAGTCGGCGACGTCGTCAGGATGCACGAGGTGCTCGGCGGATGA
- the hemC gene encoding hydroxymethylbilane synthase — protein sequence MRIGTRGSKLALAQAEKVRRLLKEQGVEATITVIKTSGDVQKDSPLYMMKGYGAFVREIDDLLLKNEVDLAVHSLKDIPTVRPENLVTAAVLKRESALDVAVIRNAERLADLPEGAVVGTSSTRRAAMIYRHYPGLVTKDIRGNVDTRLRKLRDGEYDAILLAEAGLIRLGLDLKVERLDPYNFVPAANQGVIAIVARQGTPEAEVVKELNDETTWIETRVERIIAAGLDGGCVVPMGVYATRVGDEIDVIGEVLSLDGRQQVRVRETIPVAGCEEHAKQVSEKLVLAGGLKLAEEARKELDR from the coding sequence ATGAGGATAGGAACCAGGGGAAGCAAGCTGGCGCTGGCGCAGGCGGAGAAAGTCCGCCGCCTGCTCAAAGAGCAGGGCGTGGAGGCCACAATTACGGTAATCAAGACCTCCGGGGACGTGCAGAAGGACAGTCCGCTGTACATGATGAAGGGCTATGGAGCCTTCGTCCGGGAGATCGACGACTTACTGTTAAAAAACGAGGTCGACCTAGCCGTCCACAGCCTCAAGGACATCCCGACCGTACGCCCGGAAAATCTGGTGACCGCCGCCGTGCTCAAGCGCGAGTCGGCGCTCGACGTGGCGGTGATCAGAAATGCAGAGCGGCTGGCAGACCTGCCTGAAGGAGCGGTGGTGGGCACTTCCAGCACCCGCAGGGCGGCTATGATCTACCGCCACTACCCCGGGCTCGTCACCAAGGACATCCGGGGCAACGTGGACACCCGGCTGCGCAAGCTCCGGGACGGAGAGTACGACGCGATCCTCCTGGCAGAGGCCGGGCTGATCCGGCTGGGATTGGACTTGAAAGTAGAAAGACTTGACCCATACAACTTTGTCCCGGCGGCCAACCAGGGCGTCATCGCCATCGTGGCCAGACAGGGCACTCCAGAAGCTGAAGTAGTCAAGGAACTGAACGACGAGACCACCTGGATTGAGACGAGGGTGGAGAGGATCATCGCCGCCGGCCTCGACGGAGGCTGCGTAGTCCCGATGGGCGTCTACGCGACCAGAGTCGGGGACGAGATCGACGTGATCGGCGAAGTGCTCTCTCTGGATGGCAGGCAGCAGGTCAGAGTAAGGGAAACCATTCCCGTGGCCGGGTGCGAGGAACACGCGAAGCAAGTATCTGAAAAGCTCGTGCTGGCCGGCGGACTGAAGCTGGCCGAAGAGGCCCGCAAGGAGCTGGACAGGTGA